Proteins encoded by one window of Dryocola sp. LX212:
- a CDS encoding TolC family protein, protein MINPINRTELRQIELFRQKFTPSIAGMVIMLTLTACTVQPKPFEVQENKDRANDLIARATSAQEAVSKPIDLYEAMARAIKYNLDARVEMMSLALSQRELDLANYNMLPKFVATVDYAGRNNDSGGSSQSLLTGRTSLEPSTSTEKNVLSDDLTLSWDVLDFGLSYVRAKQAADEVSIADERRRKVINRLIEDVRTAYWRAASAERLLDRVNDLEHSTQTALEQAQRQEEQGLTAPMVPLSYERELLSIRRDVQALGRELSVAKRQLAALMNLPPNTQYTVALPPSTLSWKPLDLPGINSGDDLAWLRVAIENRPELREVAYQLRSNDQESTAAYLRMLPNFRLFAGVNSSTNDYLFNQNWIGWGAQTSWNLMNIFRLPAEKEKIKAQGQLLDQRQLALTTAVGLQVEVSRVRYAMRLQELTTSKRYYEVQEKIEHQVDAGFKAEKLSRQTLIREEMNTLVSRMRYDMALADLQNAYANVYASLGIDPVEPNMDTTEPVNVLASKLRVMWADRRDAVALIETAPPSDNSNKLVSKHYE, encoded by the coding sequence ATGATAAATCCTATTAATCGAACAGAGTTACGGCAGATCGAATTATTCAGGCAAAAATTTACTCCTTCCATTGCCGGTATGGTGATTATGCTGACATTAACTGCCTGTACCGTTCAGCCAAAACCTTTTGAAGTGCAGGAAAACAAAGACCGAGCAAACGATCTTATCGCTCGTGCAACTTCTGCACAGGAGGCAGTCAGTAAGCCCATCGACTTGTATGAGGCGATGGCCAGGGCAATTAAATACAACCTTGATGCACGGGTTGAAATGATGAGCCTTGCCCTTAGCCAGCGAGAGCTGGATCTGGCTAATTACAATATGCTGCCAAAATTTGTCGCTACCGTGGATTATGCGGGCCGTAACAATGATTCCGGCGGCAGCAGCCAGTCATTGCTGACAGGCAGAACCTCGCTGGAACCCTCAACCTCGACAGAGAAAAATGTCCTTTCAGATGATTTGACGCTGAGCTGGGATGTGCTGGATTTTGGCCTCTCCTACGTACGCGCTAAACAAGCCGCTGATGAAGTCAGTATTGCTGACGAACGCAGGCGAAAAGTGATCAACAGGCTGATAGAGGATGTACGCACAGCCTACTGGCGAGCCGCGAGCGCTGAACGCCTTCTCGACCGTGTTAACGACCTTGAACACTCAACACAAACCGCACTTGAGCAGGCACAGCGTCAGGAAGAACAAGGGCTCACGGCGCCAATGGTTCCACTGAGTTATGAGCGTGAACTGCTGAGTATACGACGTGATGTACAGGCGCTGGGCCGTGAATTGAGTGTTGCCAAGCGGCAGCTAGCTGCCTTGATGAATTTACCTCCGAATACCCAGTACACGGTCGCACTTCCACCCTCGACGTTATCCTGGAAACCGCTGGATTTACCCGGCATTAACTCAGGTGACGATTTGGCATGGTTACGTGTAGCTATAGAAAACCGACCTGAGCTTCGTGAAGTGGCCTATCAGCTACGTAGCAACGATCAGGAAAGCACCGCCGCTTACCTGCGCATGTTACCTAACTTTCGACTTTTTGCCGGTGTAAATTCCAGCACTAACGATTACCTCTTCAACCAAAACTGGATTGGCTGGGGCGCACAAACCAGCTGGAATCTGATGAATATTTTCCGCCTGCCTGCGGAAAAAGAAAAGATCAAAGCACAGGGGCAACTGCTTGATCAACGCCAGCTCGCACTGACCACTGCCGTTGGACTACAGGTTGAAGTCAGCCGGGTTCGATATGCTATGCGGCTCCAGGAACTGACGACTTCTAAGCGTTATTACGAGGTCCAGGAAAAAATTGAGCACCAGGTCGATGCTGGCTTTAAAGCAGAAAAACTGAGCCGACAGACTCTTATTCGCGAAGAGATGAACACATTGGTCTCACGTATGCGCTATGACATGGCGCTGGCCGATCTGCAAAATGCTTATGCCAATGTCTACGCCTCGTTGGGGATAGATCCCGTTGAACCCAACATGGACACCACTGAACCGGTTAACGTACTGGCAAGTAAATTGCGCGTAATGTGGGCCGATCGTCGCGATGCTGTAGCCCTGATTGAGACAGCTCCCCCAAGTGATAACAGCAATAAGCTCGTGAGTAAGCATTATGAATAG
- a CDS encoding efflux RND transporter periplasmic adaptor subunit, translating to MIALVMAISSSAWGVALPSTTNEARGVLRAEREVVLSSSVSERIVKMPFREGDHFKAGQALVTFDCGRLAAELRAARADAAMEGRNAQVQTELLKMDATGRADADVARLKHLERKAQADVISERMTGCKVNAPFSGAVVETMFRTDETPPPNEKLLKIVKDGPLELNMIVPSKWLSWLKRSSTINFVVDETGDELQATVSRISGAVDAVSQTIKIIATVDKVPQGVLPGMSGKALFNDHKMGGAPSSTKAPEPAAQAGSSPIASKEKADGCDISVGCMRSAGVENDHNTER from the coding sequence ATGATCGCTCTGGTCATGGCAATCAGTTCATCTGCGTGGGGCGTAGCCCTGCCGTCTACAACTAACGAAGCGCGTGGCGTACTGCGTGCAGAGCGTGAGGTGGTCCTTTCTTCTTCGGTATCTGAACGTATCGTGAAAATGCCATTTCGGGAAGGCGATCATTTTAAAGCGGGCCAGGCGCTGGTGACCTTTGACTGCGGTCGCCTGGCGGCAGAGCTTCGCGCAGCGCGAGCTGATGCTGCAATGGAGGGACGTAACGCTCAGGTTCAGACGGAGCTGTTAAAGATGGATGCAACTGGCCGTGCAGATGCTGATGTTGCGCGCCTGAAGCACCTGGAACGAAAAGCACAGGCCGACGTAATCAGCGAACGCATGACCGGCTGTAAGGTCAATGCCCCTTTCTCTGGGGCCGTAGTCGAGACAATGTTTCGCACGGATGAGACCCCTCCCCCTAATGAAAAACTGCTCAAGATTGTGAAAGACGGCCCGCTGGAACTGAACATGATTGTGCCGTCAAAATGGCTCTCATGGCTCAAACGAAGCTCAACGATCAACTTCGTCGTCGATGAAACCGGTGATGAACTACAGGCGACCGTGAGCCGTATTTCCGGGGCCGTCGATGCGGTGAGCCAGACAATTAAAATTATCGCCACCGTCGATAAAGTCCCGCAGGGCGTGCTGCCAGGTATGAGCGGTAAGGCACTGTTTAACGATCATAAAATGGGTGGCGCACCCAGCTCAACTAAAGCCCCAGAGCCTGCTGCACAGGCCGGTAGCTCGCCGATAGCCAGCAAAGAAAAAGCTGACGGCTGTGATATTTCTGTTGGCTGCATGCGCTCGGCTGGCGTTGAAAATGACCATAACACCGAAAGGTAG
- a CDS encoding efflux RND transporter periplasmic adaptor subunit: MASRIPSSSVKSEPFKADEGTENFQRPLPPNLASLRDETSGGKPRASNASPPPNTTGASLIRIEGDLRRCSSEKALWQHLANEPIALLPFEQALVFTAAAPAASIWPFKMRQIATFRRWKATAISGLANVNRDSPMTRWYEHIASTLWQQHGTSSPCFAFELPSYADPEDPCTHEAALRYLLWVPLVDANQEVRVGWMLARNVPWEDAHKTLAARLAGAYAHGLSAIEGRQKPISAWRRHLNKVYALALGAVVASLFIHIPLTTLAPVEVTPQDPLVMAAPMPGVVERLLVAPGAQVNKGTPLVQLIDTQLSSEFEVATQKLEVARAKMLRLQQASVEDVTAKRELAIASSEESVAIAERDYASAMLDKTVLRATQSGVALYGDPRDWVGRPVNAGEAIMRVADPERIEFQIKVPVSDAVNLHNGARVKIFLDAAPLDPLEAKIVRAAYKAETDAAGVASFTVTARAVDPNAAPERLGLRGTARIYGDSVSLMYYLLRRPVTAVRQWSGI, from the coding sequence ATGGCGTCTCGTATACCTTCATCTTCAGTGAAATCGGAACCCTTTAAAGCCGACGAAGGAACGGAGAATTTCCAGCGGCCTTTGCCACCTAACCTCGCGTCTCTACGCGATGAAACCTCTGGCGGAAAACCACGAGCGTCCAACGCATCCCCACCCCCTAATACTACGGGTGCCAGCCTGATACGCATTGAAGGTGATCTTCGTCGCTGTTCCTCGGAGAAAGCGCTGTGGCAACATTTAGCCAATGAGCCTATTGCCCTTCTGCCTTTTGAACAGGCGTTAGTGTTCACTGCCGCCGCTCCCGCGGCCTCCATCTGGCCGTTTAAAATGCGGCAAATCGCGACGTTCAGACGCTGGAAGGCGACGGCAATATCCGGGCTGGCTAATGTCAATCGTGATTCACCCATGACGCGCTGGTATGAACATATTGCCAGCACCCTCTGGCAGCAGCACGGTACCAGTAGCCCGTGCTTTGCTTTCGAACTGCCCAGCTATGCCGATCCTGAAGATCCCTGCACCCATGAAGCCGCATTGCGCTATTTGCTGTGGGTACCGCTGGTCGACGCAAATCAGGAAGTCCGTGTTGGCTGGATGCTGGCCCGCAACGTCCCCTGGGAAGACGCCCATAAGACACTAGCAGCCCGGCTGGCTGGCGCGTATGCACATGGCCTTAGTGCCATTGAAGGTCGCCAAAAGCCTATTTCGGCGTGGCGTCGGCATCTGAATAAGGTTTATGCCCTCGCCCTTGGGGCAGTAGTGGCGTCGCTCTTTATTCATATCCCATTGACTACACTGGCACCGGTTGAGGTTACGCCTCAGGACCCTCTGGTGATGGCGGCACCGATGCCCGGTGTCGTTGAACGACTTCTGGTGGCGCCTGGCGCACAGGTCAACAAAGGCACGCCCCTGGTTCAACTTATTGATACGCAGCTAAGCAGCGAATTCGAAGTGGCCACGCAAAAACTGGAGGTTGCACGCGCCAAAATGCTGCGTCTGCAACAGGCTTCTGTTGAAGATGTTACGGCTAAGCGAGAGCTGGCGATTGCCAGCAGCGAAGAGAGTGTCGCTATCGCAGAACGTGACTACGCAAGTGCGATGCTGGATAAAACAGTTTTGCGGGCCACGCAGTCCGGCGTTGCGCTGTACGGCGATCCGCGTGATTGGGTAGGCCGCCCGGTAAATGCAGGCGAAGCAATTATGCGCGTGGCCGACCCTGAGCGTATTGAATTTCAGATAAAAGTTCCCGTTTCTGATGCCGTCAACCTTCACAACGGGGCCAGGGTAAAAATCTTTCTTGACGCTGCGCCGTTGGATCCGCTTGAAGCAAAAATCGTTCGTGCTGCCTATAAAGCTGAAACAGATGCAGCTGGCGTGGCAAGCTTCACGGTAACCGCACGCGCGGTGGATCCCAATGCCGCGCCCGAACGTCTGGGGCTACGCGGCACGGCACGTATATATGGTGATTCTGTTTCGTTGATGTACTACCTGCTGCGTCGCCCTGTCACCGCCGTGCGTCAATGGTCGGGGATATAA
- a CDS encoding HlyD family efflux transporter periplasmic adaptor subunit, which translates to MQTLAQQSALSPDARQFDDLPLPELRQDLRLIKGGAGGSHEQHDNLWRVHDPIANRFFTVDRDAMQMLSHWRAGTVRAMRTAVLRDTGRAPDDQQIMSLIEFVQRNELVRPVAQQTYARIRQHAASSHRSPASRLLHGYLFIKVPLVRPDAFLRRTLPWLSIFFQPLFWGGIALLGLVSLYLVSRQWDTFLHTFPDMFSVAGVVVFSLSLALVKTLHELGHGYTAVHMGSRVSSMGVAFVVMTPILYTDTTDAWRLPQRRQRVLIDSAGMVVELLVAVLATLAWVFLPDGALRHAMFALATTGWVLSLAINLNPLMRFDGYYLFSDLIGFPGLQDRSFAMARWWMRETLFGYGDDQPEPIYGRTRSLLIGFAFATWIYRFFLFLGIALLVYHYFFKLLGVFLFTVEIMWFIAMPVWREIKVWLNRRREASKQVFMTLSVLLILLAILLVPFPYTIRIPAVLAATHQVPAFAPRPARIESVLIKQGETVHAGQILMTLAAPEIDQQLAGARDREQLLLERLNRRSADKRDLSETLILTHELNMERDRITGLARERSRLAVQAPLDGVVVELAPELIAGRWIDDKTRLAVVAKPGELEVRGYVEAEDVKRIKTGSPGNFVDDLRLHKAIDLEVLRIAPASTDQLYNWMLASTHGGVVPARQHEGKTLSEDAVFEVAGKIVDPSAQLPLTEIRGEMQVRGEAQSLGERMMRRIAYVLIRESGA; encoded by the coding sequence ATGCAAACCTTAGCCCAGCAAAGCGCCCTGTCACCAGACGCCAGGCAGTTTGACGATCTGCCGCTGCCCGAACTTCGCCAGGATTTGCGGCTGATAAAAGGCGGTGCTGGCGGCAGCCACGAACAGCACGACAACCTGTGGCGAGTGCATGACCCAATAGCCAATCGTTTTTTTACCGTCGATCGTGACGCCATGCAGATGCTCTCGCACTGGCGAGCCGGCACGGTAAGAGCAATGCGTACGGCTGTCTTGCGGGATACAGGGCGAGCGCCTGATGACCAACAAATCATGTCGCTTATTGAATTCGTACAGCGTAATGAACTTGTGCGCCCCGTAGCACAGCAAACTTACGCCCGTATCCGTCAACACGCCGCCTCAAGCCATCGTTCGCCTGCCAGCCGTCTGCTGCATGGATATTTATTTATTAAAGTACCGCTGGTCAGGCCAGATGCCTTCCTGCGCCGTACTTTACCCTGGCTATCAATCTTCTTTCAGCCGCTGTTCTGGGGAGGTATCGCGCTGCTTGGGCTGGTTAGCCTGTATCTGGTGTCTCGCCAGTGGGATACTTTTTTGCATACTTTTCCGGACATGTTTTCTGTCGCAGGCGTCGTGGTTTTCAGCCTGAGTCTGGCGTTGGTCAAAACGCTACACGAGCTGGGGCACGGCTACACTGCTGTACATATGGGGTCGCGGGTTAGCAGCATGGGCGTCGCATTTGTTGTGATGACTCCTATTCTCTACACCGACACGACAGATGCATGGCGATTGCCGCAGCGACGCCAGCGCGTACTGATCGATTCCGCAGGGATGGTGGTCGAACTTCTGGTCGCCGTTCTGGCTACGCTTGCCTGGGTCTTTTTACCGGATGGCGCTCTGCGTCATGCCATGTTTGCTCTTGCGACGACCGGCTGGGTACTCAGCCTGGCCATTAACCTTAACCCGCTTATGCGCTTTGATGGCTATTATCTATTCAGCGATCTGATTGGCTTCCCGGGTTTACAGGACCGCTCCTTTGCCATGGCGCGATGGTGGATGCGTGAAACGCTTTTCGGCTACGGAGATGATCAACCAGAACCGATTTATGGTCGCACCCGTTCGCTACTGATCGGCTTCGCCTTTGCTACCTGGATATACCGCTTCTTTCTGTTTCTGGGGATCGCGCTGCTGGTTTATCACTATTTTTTCAAGCTGCTCGGCGTATTTTTGTTTACGGTCGAAATTATGTGGTTTATCGCAATGCCCGTCTGGCGGGAAATCAAAGTGTGGCTGAACCGCCGCCGTGAAGCGAGCAAACAGGTGTTCATGACCCTGTCAGTGTTACTGATTCTACTGGCCATTCTGCTGGTTCCCTTTCCCTATACCATCCGTATACCTGCGGTCCTGGCAGCGACCCATCAGGTCCCTGCTTTTGCGCCTCGCCCGGCACGCATTGAAAGCGTGCTGATTAAACAGGGTGAAACTGTCCACGCGGGACAAATTCTGATGACACTTGCCGCCCCTGAAATTGATCAACAGCTGGCTGGTGCGCGAGACAGAGAACAGCTGCTTCTTGAGCGTCTGAACCGCCGTAGCGCGGACAAACGAGATCTGTCAGAAACCTTGATACTGACACACGAACTGAACATGGAGCGGGACCGTATTACGGGGCTTGCACGTGAACGCTCTCGCCTGGCCGTTCAGGCTCCTCTCGACGGCGTCGTGGTAGAGCTGGCACCGGAGCTTATTGCAGGACGTTGGATTGATGACAAAACGCGCCTTGCCGTAGTGGCAAAACCCGGCGAGCTTGAGGTGCGGGGTTATGTAGAAGCAGAGGATGTAAAACGCATCAAAACCGGTAGCCCGGGTAATTTCGTCGATGACCTGCGGTTGCACAAGGCCATTGATTTAGAGGTTTTACGCATTGCCCCGGCAAGCACCGATCAGCTTTATAACTGGATGCTCGCCTCCACCCATGGTGGCGTCGTGCCGGCCCGGCAGCATGAGGGCAAAACCCTCTCTGAGGATGCGGTCTTTGAAGTTGCGGGGAAAATTGTCGACCCGTCAGCCCAGCTACCATTAACGGAGATCCGCGGCGAAATGCAGGTCCGCGGAGAAGCACAAAGTCTGGGTGAGCGCATGATGCGCCGTATTGCTTATGTATTGATAAGAGAGTCAGGAGCATAG